One window of the Nothobranchius furzeri strain GRZ-AD chromosome 3, NfurGRZ-RIMD1, whole genome shotgun sequence genome contains the following:
- the c3h3orf18 gene encoding uncharacterized protein C3orf18 homolog isoform X2, which produces MAVNAAKTAASLLSTTATKASNTDSFLSTVPGATDNITSRTFMTVTIATNETSFNATAFPEEVIGGSRAGMLLVPFGIIMVIGLAVAMMLYIRKRKRLEKLRHQLMPMYNFDPAEEQDDLLEQELLDHGREGTLAGPNAKF; this is translated from the exons ATGGCTGTGAACGCAGCTAAAACGGCCGCCAGTTTACTTTCCACAACTGCCACAAAAGCCTCCAACACGGACTCTTTCCTTTCAACGGTCCCAGGAGCCACAGACAATATCACCTCAAGAACATTTATGACAGTTACTATAGCAACAAATGAGACCAGCTTCAATGCCACCGCATTTCCAGAGGAGGTGATTGGAGGTTCGAGGGCTGGAATGCTGCTGGTGCCCTTTGGCATAATCATGGTCATTGGCTTAGCTGTGGCAATG ATGCTGTATATTCGAAAACGAAAGCg gTTGGAGAAGTTGAGACACCAACTCATGCCAATGTATAACTTCGACCCGGCTGAAGAACAAGACGACCTGCTGGAACAGGAACTACTGGATCACGGACGAGAAGGCACCCTGGCGGGCCCCAATGCCAAG TTTTGA
- the LOC107385398 gene encoding voltage-dependent T-type calcium channel subunit alpha-1I: protein MYSPIGEEPQHLRFINLGCICFFIFDMFLKMASLGICRERGHLRSIWNRVELFVLIFEIVDCLLFWSQMHLRISYPLKVVRLIIRVRELRRWIKTVVKIIPIIAEYILMYLSMVYIFGTMGVQLWAGDLHHRCYTSGLDLALKLNMSEYYQSSPDEFSEFLCSPNPDGIRQCKDIPPLRQNGQTCMLAPPSANWSSALLANSSALTNSTACINWNVLYNACLPLGPNPGFGGISFDNIGYGMLTVYQVTTLEGWTTIMNYVMDVSFGASFLIFFILVGSVSFLAINTFQVIVAIHFVKADDDDEPERERGFFVDGLDLLYRMKLYLWEHRCVRLSTESDRWWSSQSRSRSFDAQSPTMEKIERFLNSDLLGWIQTLTILANLIAMSIEHYGQPEALTTALDTCNCVFIGMYSAELVVNVLLYRIEYFTDWENVVDLAIIIIGIVEIVWQTETRLYVLRAFRATRISMLSNFSPKLKRQWEILKRSIRQSLHLSMMFFFIVYIFSMWGMTLFSSENFPPREVRGLFHPQASFDSLWWSMLTVFQIITGDSWNVIMYSAMLYNSPYIALYFITVITIGKDLLLSFLVGMVMLRFDRTTSSSSVETDSSRSESRSDPLSASSGPPTGSPSGPTPESNGSNGSWPSMVRVNRCPSNALRCSSQRSSAGFQSCSEDGRSPTTRSSSNVSEEPQGSGQLQRLRGALRSRAAQTFTRSPRVQGSSDIYEEPQGPGQLQRLRGAPGLRAAQTFKRSPRAQSSSDI from the exons ATGTACAGCCCCATCGGTGAGGAGCCCCAGCACCTGAGG TTCATCAACCTCGGCTGCATCTGCTTCTTCATTTTTGACATGTTCCTGAAGATGGCGTCGCTGGGCATCTGCAGGGAGCGGGGTCACCTTCGTAGCATCTGGAACCGGGTGGAGTTATTTGTCCTGATTTTTGA GATCGTGGACTGCCTCCTTTTCTGGTCCCAGATGCACTTGAGGATCAGCTACCCACTGAAGGTGGTCAGACTGATTATCAGAGTGAGGG AACTGCGAAGGTGGATCAAGACTGTGGTGAAAATCATACCCATTATAGCAGAGTACATTCTCATGTACCTGTCTATGGTGTACATCTTCGGCACCATGGGGGTCCAGCTGTGGGCCGGCGACCTCCACCATCGGTGCTACACGAGCGGCCTGGACCTTGC GTTGAAGCTGAACATGAGTGAGTACTATCAGTCCTCTCCTGATGAGTTCTCTGAGTTCCTCTGCTCGCCGAACCCCGACGGGATACGCCAGTGCAAGGACATTCCTCCGCTGCGCCAGAATGGACAGACCTGCATGTTGGCCCCGCCCAGTGCAAACTGGTCATCTGCACTACTGGCCAACAGCAGCGCCCTGACCAATTCAACAGCCTGCATCAACTGGAATGTCCTGTACAACGCGTGTCTTCCGCTGGGCCCAAATCCGGGGTTTGGGGGCATCAGCTTCGACAACATTGGATATGGGATGCTCACCGTGTACCAG GTCACCACACTGGAAGGATGGACAACCATCATGAACTACGTGATGGACGTCTCCTTCGGGGCCAGCTTTTTGATTTTCTTCATCCTCGTTGGT AGCGTCTCCTTCCTCGCCATCAACACGTTCCAGGTGATCGTCGCCATTCACTTTGTGAAGGCTGACGATGATGATGAACCTGAACGTGAGAGGGGCTTCTTTGTGGATGGCTTGGACCTGCTGTACAGGATGAAGCTGTACTTGTGGGAGCATCGCTGCGTCAG aTTGTCCACGGAGAGCGACCGCTGGTGGAGCAGCCAGAGCCGCTCACGTTCG TTTGACGCCCAGTCCCCGACCATGGAGAAGATTGAGCGTTTCCTCAACAGCGACTTGTTGGGGTGGATCCAAACGCTCACCATCCTCGCCAACCTCATCGCCATGTCCATTGAGCACTACGGCCAG CCCGAGGCTCTGACTACAGCCCTGGACACGTGCAACTGCGTGTTCATCGGGATGTACTCAGCGGAGTTGGTGGTGAATGTCCTCCTGTACAGGATCGAGTACTTCACCGATTGGGAGAATGTCGTGGacctcgccatcatcatcatcgg CATCGTGGAAATCGTGTGGCAAACCGAGACCAGACTCTACGTCCTCCGTGCGTTCCGCGCCACTCGGATCAGCATGCTGTCCAACTTCTCTCCTAAGCTGAAGAGGCAGTGGGAGATCCTGAAGCGATCCATCAGGCAGTCGCTGCATCTCTCCATGATGTTTTTTTTCATAGTCTACATCTTcag CATGTGGGGCATGACGTTGTTCAGCAGCGAGAACTTTCCACCGCGGGAGGTCAGAGGACTCTTTCATCCCCAGGCCAGCTTTGACTCGCTGTGGTGGTCCATGCTCACCGTCTTCCAG aTCATCACCGGGGACAGCTGGAACGTGATAATGTACAGTGCGATGCTATACAACTCTCCATACATCGCACTGTACTTTATCACCGTCATAACCATTGGGAAGGACCTCCTCCTAAGCTTCCTGGTGGGCATGGTCATGCTACGCTTTGACCGTACG acatcatcatcatctgtaGAGACCGACTCCTCCAGGTCCGAGTCTCGGTCGGACCCTTTGTCGGCCTCTTCAGGGCCACCAACCGGCTCGCCGTCTGGGCCT ACGCCCGAGTCCAACGGAAGTAACGGCAGCTGGCCCAGCATGGTGAGGGTCAACAGATGCCCAAGCAAC GCACTGAGATGCTCCAGCCAGAGGAGTAGCGCCGGGTTCCAGAGCTGCTCAGAAGATGGGAGGAGCCCCACGACCCGGAGCAGCTCCAACGTTTCAGAGGAGCCCCAGGGTTCAGGGCAGCTCCAACGTTTAAGAGGAGCCCTAAGGTCCAGGGCAGCTCAGACATTTACGAGGAGCCCCAGGGTCCAGGGCAGCTCAGACATTTACGAGGAGCCCCAGGGTCCAGGGCAGCTCCAACGTTTAAGAGGAGCCCCAGGGCTCAGAGCAGCTCAGACATTTAAGAGGAGCCCCAGGGCTCAGAGCAGCTCAGACATTTAA
- the LOC129152273 gene encoding UPF0739 protein C1orf74 homolog, whose amino-acid sequence MSVQALYVDVARKYLSAGRKSLSVPQSLDLAAHVSAVEAGLKPALLYDSNGACAAQVQQYLSSLQSLQLVSESLFTLDLNGNSLIVNTGAVRSNLERVLCDDSVAVIDVCHSLDQPAVSNSQRGEMKSVMEDLLLLLEQHEEAEKPLYVEKSEEWNLCAVFGVLLGFPVTYWFDQTESFENCLSMTPLMVITASASWQADGPLHRCCLYSFTLPAALQEETRPMLEDWELRLQERFKQQRILKDLRISQATVSLPSVCL is encoded by the coding sequence ATGTCAGTTCAGGCCCTTTATGTTGACGTAGCCCGCAAATATCTGTCTGCTGGTAGAAAATCTCTGTCTGTTCCTCAGAGTCTGGACCTCGCTGCGCATGTCTCGGCTGTGGAGGCGGGGTTGAAACCTGCTCTTCTTTATGACAGTAATGGCGCCTGTGCAGCACAGGTCCAGCAGTATCTGAGCTCCTTGCAATCCCTCCAGCTTGTGTCTGAATCCCTTTTCACTCTGGATTTAAATGGAAACAGTCTCATCGTCAACACAGGAGCGGTCAGATCAAATCTAGAGCGGGTGCTCTGTGATGACAGCGTGGCTGTTATTGATGTTTGCCACTCGCTGGACCAACCTGCTGTCTCTAATTCACAAAGAGGAGAAATGAAGAGTGTGATGGAGGATTTGCTCCTGCTTCTGGAACAACATGAAGAGGCTGAGAAACCTCTTTATGTTGAGAAATCTGAGGAGTGGAACCTGTGCGCAGTGTTTGGAGTCTTACTGGGTTTCCCCGTCACTTACTGGTTCGATCAGACCGAGAGCTTTGAAAATTGTCTGTCCATGACTCCTCTGATGGTGATAACGGCTTCAGCGTCATGGCAGGCAGATGGCCCCCTTCACAGATGTTGCCTGTATTCCTTCACCCTCCCAGCTGCTCTGCAGGAAGAGACACGGCCCATGCTGGAGGACTGGGAGCTTCGTCTGCAAGAAAGATTTAAACAGCAGCGCATCTTGAAGGATCTGAGGATTAGTCAAGCCACGGTCTCTCTGCCATCAGTCTGTTTGTGA